A stretch of DNA from Microlunatus sp. Gsoil 973:
CGATCCGGTGCTCACCGTGATCGGATGCCATCTCGGGCTGGCGAGGAGTGCCCGGTCCGCCGAGCTGGAGCAGGTGTTCGGCCTCCGGCGCCCCGGTGAGCCGACCGTGATCGTCGGGGACGTCAACGAGCGACCCGGCGGTCCGGTGTGGCAGCTGGCCGGTCGGGCCGGCCTGGCCGACGCCACCGCCGATGCCGGGCCGACCTTTCCGGCCAGGGACCCGCAGGCCCGGATCGACGCCGTCTGGGCGTCGCCGGAGCTGACCGTGAACCGGATCGACCCGAATGACGTAGGCGTGACCACCGTGCTGATGTCGCGCGCCTCGGACCATCTGCCGGTGCTGGTGGAGCTCCGCCGGTCCTAGGCGGTTCGGTACGCCGCCCGTAAGGCCTCGCTGATGTGGGCCTGCCAGGCGCGTGACCGGTCCGAGACCGCTGTCAGGACGCTGGAACCGTGCAGGTGACCGGGTTCGCGGATCATCGTGACCACGTTGCCGGCGTCGCGCAGCCGGCATCCGAACCGCTCCGCGGAGTCCCGCAGCGGATCGAACTCGGCGCTGACCACCAGTGTCGGCGGCAGCCCGGCCAGATTCGCGATGTGCATCGGCAGGGCGTACTCGTCGCGGGCCTGGGGCGGCAGGAACGCTGTGACGATCTCGGTCAGGAAGTCCAGGTCGGCGTCCGAGGCGAAGCTCTCGCTGGGGTCACCCGATCGTTCGAAGGCCAGCATCGGCGACTCCAGCGCCAGGTGGACCGGCTGGGTGCCGCGCCGGTCGCGGATCCGCAGCGCTGCGACGGCCGCCGTGAACCCGCCGGACGACACTCCGCCGAGTCCGAGCCGGTGCTCGTCGACGCTGAGCCCGGTGCCGGTGAGCGCGGTGTCATAGGCCAGCATCAGGTCGTGCACACCGGCCGGATAGCGGTGTTCGGGTGCCTGCCGGATGTCGACGGAGATGATCTGCAGGCCGGTGGCCTCGGCCCGCGCCGCGCAGATCCGGTCGTTGACC
This window harbors:
- a CDS encoding endonuclease/exonuclease/phosphatase family protein, producing MAATRAPIRLLTYNIHRWGDDRQAVAEIIARCAPDVAMIQEAPTWWGTRRRRLAFARSVGLHYATGAARTIALVADPLRWTARRARIRRPAVRRRKRLVALQLPGGAVAVSGSDPVLTVIGCHLGLARSARSAELEQVFGLRRPGEPTVIVGDVNERPGGPVWQLAGRAGLADATADAGPTFPARDPQARIDAVWASPELTVNRIDPNDVGVTTVLMSRASDHLPVLVELRRS
- a CDS encoding alpha/beta hydrolase fold domain-containing protein; this encodes MTPEPVQLDPADPMARWLTRIAEHGAVLPGLRDPDPAHRRDALRQLSDRLAVEFAAPAPDTVRISDEPIERPDGSSLRLRRYLPERLTAPFPTQLWCHGGGFLLGTVDEVVNDRICAARAEATGLQIISVDIRQAPEHRYPAGVHDLMLAYDTALTGTGLSVDEHRLGLGGVSSGGFTAAVAALRIRDRRGTQPVHLALESPMLAFERSGDPSESFASDADLDFLTEIVTAFLPPQARDEYALPMHIANLAGLPPTLVVSAEFDPLRDSAERFGCRLRDAGNVVTMIREPGHLHGSSVLTAVSDRSRAWQAHISEALRAAYRTA